GCCTAAGCCTAAAGGACTCCACCAGGCACCCTGACAGCTGTGCACCTCACCTAGTATTTTGCAGAGAAgggtgtgtgagtgctcagttgtgtctgactctttgcgaccccatgaactgtagcctgccaggctcctttgcccatgggattctccaggcaagaatactggagtgggttgccataccctcctccagcggatcttccccaatgagggatccaacccacgtctcctgcattagcaggcagatcctttacccctgagctacctggaaaacccagagaagggggcaggggaAAGTAAAAGCAGCACTCCCAGGCCATTTTACTTCCCTGAAGCTTCCTTATCACGGGGTGTGAGGTACAGGTGCTGGTCAACTCTGTTAATAAAGCACAGCGCTCAGGAAACCAAAGGCCAAAGACCAAGGTCTGAAGCTCCTTAGTGAGGATGTGTCCCTCATTACCACTACTGGGGGGAAAAAGTACACTTTTAGACCACACAAAAGATAGCATTATTTATTTAGGAAACAACAGTTTAAAAATTATCCCCCAAACTCAGACTCTATGGGCCAGAATACACACCCTAACTAAATGAGTGAGGTCTTCATTAATTGCTCActtattaaataaaactttaagttAACTGACTATGTGGAGTAGCGTTTCTCCATATTTCCGTGATAAGAATCACTTGGAGTGCCAGAGATTGAGTCCATTAAATAACACATTGCGCCTGGGATGGTCCAGTAattggacatttttatttttacaaatacctCCCGATGGTTTTCACGATCATAAAGGAACTTTGGGAAACCCTGATGAAACGTGTTCTTCCACTTCCTTTGCAGATTTTAAGTCTTGAACACGTGGTCCTTCAGTGACCCACTGAAAAGTCTAATCCAGTCcagttttagaaaaagaaagtaagtcTTTTGAACATCTTGATTTCCTGTTTCCTAGGAGACACTGTTTTGCATTTCCATTTCTGGCCCAGCTCGTCTAGGTCAGGTTTTCTCCGAGGGTCCATCTTCCTTGGGTTGAGGCATAGCAAcccaatcatttttaaaaattggtttcttATTAAAGGATTGTCACGTTTAGTTAAATAACCGTTGCTTGATTTTGTCTCTCGTTTCCTTTCCCCCTGAAACGTATGTTAAGAAGTTAGGGTGCTTTGTATAATATACACTCAATATTCTGGCCTCTCCACCTTAAACTTCATACTGAGGACGCCATGTATGCCGGCCTGGATCTCATCATTTTCTTTAACGGGTCCCACTCCCTTTGGCGTCCCGGTCAAGATAATATCTCCTTCTTCCAAGGTCATGATCTTAGAAACGTAGCTGATGATGTAGGGGATGGAAAAAATCATGGAGGATGTCTCACCCTCCTGCCTGAGTTCGCCGTTGACCTTGAGCCAGAGCTTCAGGTTGTGAGGGTCAGGGATCTTCTCTTTGGGCACGAAGGCACTGACCGGGCAGGAGGCCGTGAAACTCTTGGCCAGAGTCCAGGGCAGCCCCTTCTTCTTGCACTCGTCTTGCACGTCCCTGGCGGTCATGTCCAGGCACAGGGCATAGCCGGCCACGTAGTCCATGGCCGCGGCCTCCGAGACGGCGCGGCAGCGCTTGCCCATCACCACGGCGAGCTCGAGCTCGTGATGCAGGTTGCGGGTGTAGGCGGGCACGAGCACCGGCGAGCCCTCGGGGGCGTAGGCGGTGGACGGCTTCAGGAAGAGCACCGGCTCGCTGGGCGCGGCGCTCTGCATCTCCCGGACGTGGTCCGCGTAGTTCCGGCCCACGCACACGATGTTCTTCCCCCACTCCCAGAAGCGGGACAGCGGCCTGCTGGCGGCCATGCTCCTGCCTGCTGCATGGAGTCACGTGGACCCCGCCCGGCCGGCCACGGACGCCGACGGCTGGCCGGAGAGGACCAATTACCTCGGGGCGCCGGACCGCGGACTCCACCGGGTGCCCGGAAGTCGCGGCGCTCGTCCTGTAGGCAGCGGCTGTCCAGTGGCTGCCCCGGGGCTGCCGGGCCCGGTCCCCGCAGAGAGGCGGCGGCTGGAGCAGGTGCCTCCCGGATCGCCCTCAGGTCCTCAGCGGGGCAGGGTCAGGTGTGGACGCGGGCGCTGATTGGCCGGGGGACAGGGCGAGCGGCGGACACGGGCTGGGACGCGGGCGCTGATTGGccggggggaggggcgggcggcGGGCACGGGCTGGGACGCGGGCGCTGactggctgggggcggggcggcagGCGCTGATTGGCCGCGGTGTGTAGACGCCTGCGGGTGCAGCCCGCCCCTCGCGCCGCAGCCCCCGCCGCCGCCTGCCCGCCGCCCCGGTCATGGTGCTGGGCCGCGGGCTGCTCGGCCGCTGGAGCGTCGCAGAGCTGGGAGCCGTCTGCGCTCGTCTCGGCCTGGGTAGGTGGGCCGGGGCGGGGCTGACGCGGGGCCGGGAAGGCCCGGGCGCCCAGGGGCTGGCCTGTCAGGGCCCTGGGACAGGGCAGCCGGCCCGCGGAGGCGAGGCGAGCCGCCCGGCCGGCGTCGTAGCCGGGCTAACGGCGGTTGGGCCGGTCGCGCTCCCCGAGGCGGTCCAGTGCGGGGCCCGCACAGGCGGGGCTGCCGTGGCTGACGATGTTTTTTATTGACACAGGATTGTAAGCCCTCGCTGACGCCGGCGGGCAGGCCTATTGGGGTCGAGCAAAGGCTACCCAGCAGTTGAGTCAGACTTTGAGAGGGCTGAAGACAGAGTGGGGTAACTTGTCAGCTGGGGGGTGCTAACGGATTTGTGCTAGGTAAGGAAATGTGTTGCGGGGGCGCTCGGGGGGCCCCGTCTCGGGACCCCTGCTTTCCCGGGGTCTGCCTGGCAGCCAGCGAGCGCCCCCCCGTCCTCCCGGACTGCGGGGGTCGAGGGCTCCCCCACACGCAtccgcgccccccgccccgccccagcccaTGCAAGCCCGGCACTTGTGAAGCCCTGGGGCGATGCACCCGTGTCTGAATACGCACGGCCTGCGTGCTGTGTGTGCTCCACGAAGTGGATCCCGGCTTTTCACGTGAACTGTGGCCGGCGAGTTGCTGGACCCTTGCCCTCCCTAGTTCTCCTATCCCGGCCTCTAAAACGGGAGGCGTTGGACAGCCTGACCTCCTGGGCCCTGATCGGACAGCTGTCAGATTCGATTTTCACCCAATTGCCTCTTgcttgcttaaaatattttgaccTTGATTTTGAAATCGCCTTTTATTTCCTGATACCTTATCAGGCTGATGTAGCAACAGGGGTGGTAGGTTAAGCTGAGATTTTGGAGCAGTGAGCCGAGTGACCACggggccctgggtggggagaaggaGCAGGTGGAAGCCCTCCTTGGCCGTGTCCTGACCTCACCCAGAGCAGAGGGTGTCTGGAGTGCGTGGTGTGCCACCATATCTAAGCAAAGAGCTGGGTTTTTCCACGTAGGGACCCGTTAAAGGGTCAGCTGAGTTTCTGTGTTGGGAGGCAGACAGGTGGTGGAAATGGGACTGGAGGGGATCAGCAGGAGTGTGGCTGCCTCATTCAGAGGGGGGCTCAGCCCTCTGCTGTGGTGaggaaggagcttcccaggtCCAGAGAAGCCGGACGCCATGTGTCTCAAGACTCGGCCCTGACTCTGCTTTGTAGTCCTCCTGGGGTTCAGATTCTGGATACTGGGGCTGAGAGCAGGTGGCATAGCCCAGAAACCCAATTGTAGAAAAATAGGTTTTCTTGCCGAGCCTGAGGAGAAGGGCCTGGATAAAGCCCAACTGGTTGTCACACCTGTGTCCCTTAACGCTGAAGTTCAGGCAGTTCCCTGGGCATGGCAGATGACTGCGAACTCTGCATCAGAGGTGTCCTGTCAGTCAGCCAGTCAGTCTGTCTGTCAGTCAGCCAGTGTGTCGATGCTGCCCACTTTCTGGATCCCTTTCCTGGAGAGGCCCCATCCTAGCACCTACCAGACTAAATAGGGGTTTCGTTGTGGAAAGTATTTTGGCCCCTGTGTCTGGGGCACAGGATGCTTTTGCCCTGTGGTCGCTCCCAGCCCACCCTGGCTGCCTCCTTTGCCTCAGTTGGACAGTGGTTCTGTGTCCTGCACACTTGAATCTCAAACAGATGTGGCCAGCTCTCCCATATCTCAGGCTGTGCTGGAGGGGTTTTATGCATCATCCAGATTTCAAGTCCCTGCCATTCGAGAGTGAATCTGCTTTCCTTCTCTGGTGCGTGACCTGAGAAGGGCTCTGAGTCGCTGCAGGGGACTTGGGCTCCCTTAGCTTGCAGAGGGGAAGAAGAGCCCGCCTGGCGCTTTCACTCTGGGTTTCCTTCTTTGTGGTCTTTCTCCGAGTCAGGTGTGAAGAACCCCAGAGCTGACTGTAGGCGCCTCTCACAGAGGTTTGAATTGCAGTTACACTGGCTGTCGTGTCCTTTTAGAGCCCTcgagaaagaaaagagggaccCTAAGTGTGAAAGAGCCAATTTCCACGAATATGAACATGAGCTGTGTTCTGTATTCTCCTCATGGATGTGGTTAATGAGGGTATCCTCTTTTCTAAGAAAACTTAGAAAACCTCTCATGTCGAGGCTCTGCACATTGCGTCCCTAGGATCTTGCTTCTGCGGATGCCTGTCCTGCGGGGCTAAGTGCTGGCTTTGAAGTCTCGGCCCAGCATGGCCTCGTGTGGACGCTGACTGGAACTGCACTTTGTCTTCAGGTCCAGCCCTGCTGGGAAGCCTCCACCACTTGGGTTTAAGGAAGAGCTTGACCGTGGATCAGGGCACCATGAAGGTGGAGTTACTGCCCGCTCTGACCGACAATTACATGTACCTGCTCATTGATGAGGACACCAAGGAGGCGGCCATTGTGGATCCGGTGCAGCCCCAGAAGGTGGGAGGCCAGGCCCAGTGCCCCTTTTCCATCTCCTGATGAGTTTGATAACCCAGGGCCCTTGCAACCCGGCCAAAGCTAAACAGAAATTAACCCATTTGGTTTTTGAAAAAGGAACTAGTGTCCCGCCATTCAGTTATCAGGGCAAAGGAACAGTGAGGGGCTGGAGGCCACCAAAGGCTTTGGTGTGGAGAGGAAGGGCTCCTGTGTGCAGAGAACCTGGGCAGGAGAGGCAGCGGCCCTTCCAGcgccaccacctcctccaggctTTGTGCCCCTTGGCACTGCCTTCAGGGGGTGGTCTTGGCTGGAGGGGCTTGGAGAGGTCGTGCCCCACGGATCACAAAAGAAAAGGCCTCCTTGtcgccctgccctcctggagtctGGGTGGGTGGGCCAGCTCCCTGGGCACCCCTGCCCGCAGGCTGATGCATGGGCCTGGGCCGGGGCGTGACCAGCCTGTGAGCTGCCGCCTGTTTGGTTGCAGGTGGTGGAAACGGCGAGGAAGCATGGCGTGAAGCTGACCACAGTGCTCACCACCCACCACCACTGGTGAGTGCTCCGGGGCCCAGCCTCCTGTGTGCCAGCAGGGCCCCTGGGGCTCGCAGCTGTGTTGCACATGCCCCGAGGAGGAGCGTCCACCGGGTGGGCTGGCCGGGGTGTGCAGGTTCCTGGGGGACCCCCGGGGGGGCCTGGCAGCCTTTCTCCCCTCTGTGACTGTGAGCTGCAGGTCAGCCCCAGCGGGCCTCTGACGGGGCTTCCAGGCACCTGCCTCTGCGCTGCTGCCCCGCGTCCCTCAGGCCTGGTGACTCGGGGGCCCTGAGGGCAGAGGCTCACACCAGGGTCCTGGGGCCGTGAGTGGGCCTCTAGCAACATCTTTGCAAGCTCTTGAGCTTGTGTGGTGGGAAGCTGGCCTCAATATTGGAGAGTAAACTGGTCTAGACGTTAGTGTTTTTGAAAATCAAGCTGTCATTTTTGAAGAGTTTGTGATTTTTTAGATACTTGAAAGCTAAAGGATGGAAAAAGCTCTGATGTTTGGGTCTTAGGCCTAGAAGTGCCTGCCCAGGGCCCTGTTGAAACTTTTGAGGCTCTTCAAagctaggaaaaaaatctttacttggctctgaatattcttttccaaataacTGCCCAAGGGCAGCGAGCGTCTTTGAACCTGCTCCTGTGGCGCTTTGCCGAGCTCGGGGCGTGTCCCAGGGTAAAGGGAGGCCTTCCAACATCTGTGGGAG
This portion of the Bos indicus x Bos taurus breed Angus x Brahman F1 hybrid chromosome 25, Bos_hybrid_MaternalHap_v2.0, whole genome shotgun sequence genome encodes:
- the FAHD1 gene encoding acylpyruvase FAHD1, mitochondrial; its protein translation is MAASRPLSRFWEWGKNIVCVGRNYADHVREMQSAAPSEPVLFLKPSTAYAPEGSPVLVPAYTRNLHHELELAVVMGKRCRAVSEAAAMDYVAGYALCLDMTARDVQDECKKKGLPWTLAKSFTASCPVSAFVPKEKIPDPHNLKLWLKVNGELRQEGETSSMIFSIPYIISYVSKIMTLEEGDIILTGTPKGVGPVKENDEIQAGIHGVLSMKFKVERPEY